TACGATCTACTGCACGTCGACGACAGCCGCATCGAGCCGAATAAACATCGTCACATCCGACGAAAGAATAATTAgacgaatgaaaataattataatcttcGAATACTAACATTTTTCAACGGAAGTATCACAACGCGCGCGTTACCATCTTAACGTAAAATCGATTCGATCCGTCCTCTTCGAGTTGACGCATTCTGCGTGTTCTCGTAGCTACACGGTTCCGTTCATTCCTACCAGATTGCGCTAGTTTATCGTTTACGTACAGTTTACTATCAGCTGTTTAGATTGTTGTGTACTTGCGCATCGTCGAGATAACTGGTATTTACTAATCGTAAAAAGTgcgtaaatttcatttcacgttTACCATGAGAAGTTGTTGCTGTAGTTAACACGTGTATCCGAGTCGAGGCAGTTAGCGTCGAGTGTATTGTCGTGAAAATACTTCAGTTAAAAGCGATTTTGTTCGTTTGAGGTTAGATTTCCCAAGTGGTGTTGGAGAAGAGCGTTCATACATTCTCTACCAATAAAGACAACAGAAATTCATcgaaaaattttcaaacatgtaAGTGGAATTTTTCTTCGACATATCCTCTGTGACACCTTTCAAGTAATATTTACCATAGTCAGAGTCGATTCTGTAGGCAATTCCGTATTTATGTGTGTATTATATACAGACCCAAATGTACACGCAAGCACACGTGTACATGTAAGTGGGCACCTAACAAAAGATGCTCCAAAAAATATCACTTAAAAATAAGAATCATTTCGAACGCGTATCGACTTATACGAAACACACTCGTTGCAACAGTAAATTATCGCGGAACGATGATGATCAATGGTCGATATTACGTCTCGGTTGTTTACAATGACTAATTTGGTTAATTTGGCATCGGAATCGAGGCAGCTCGTAGATTCCGGTCGAAACGAAGCTGTCGGTTAAATTCTGATCTCGGTGGGCGAACGTAAATATTTCTCTCCGAGATTATTGGGAACGTAACAAACGGCAGAAGTATTTAtcgaaaaattgattgtttcCTTTGCCAGTAACTAAATGGCACGCATTTCGcgagaaatggaaatatttatatctgcACTGGCAAGCGCAGACTATCGGCTTCACGCTCCAACTGAAATTGTGTGTATTACCGTCACCAAATTCTATTTGTGTCAAAGAATTTCAAGTTGATAGCGTGTAGATACCGATACCGAATCAACGTGTTTTAGGAATCGAAATGTTCTTATTTTTTCCGCAAATCGGGACTCGAAAGCAGGGAAACCGAGGATCGCGACGGAGCATTCTCTCGATTGCGTTACGATCCTTGGTATCGAGCAATTTGGCACGACTCGTTCTTCCGGATTAAATACTTTGGCATGATTTCTGGTACGTCTATCGCGCGATCCTCTGGTCGTTTCTTTCGGTTGCAAACGGCCGATAATCTCGTTTTCGGGCATCGAACGAAATGGCGTTTGGATTTTCCAAAATACCACACGCGACGTAGGTAGGAATGCGAGAATGTAAGAAGAGGGATTGGAAACGCGCGAGAAGAATCGAAATCGGGAAAGCTAAACGCGGTTTGTTATCGCCTAGAACTCGCAATGGAACCGATGCGGTCGTTCGACGCGATATCCGTGTTCCATTGCTAGTACCCCGTCTTCGAGAGACTGACGGGGATGACCGAGGAAGCGGAAAccaggagcgcaaagggtttgCGGTTTCCACCCGTTTCCGGCAGGGGTGTAGGCGAAGGGGTAAACGGGTATACGTACAATCTAGTTTGGCGCGTGTATGCGTGCAGGACATAGAAAGACACGCGCGCAGGCGCTGATCGGACCCGTTCAACGCTCGACATCCGCGTGGCGCGAGTTAGAGGCCGCGTCGGCCTCGGTCTTTTAGTGTCGACCCGCTCCTCTGTTCGGTTTCATTGTACCATAGCGTGGGAGAGCCGCTCCTGAGGTTGCGATCGGGGATTCTTTTCATCTCCTCGAACGCGTTCcgtcttttcgtttctttccctttctttccctttcttttcttttcttttcttttttcttttcttttcttttcttttcttacgttcttcttctcttcttctctcttttctcgTCCCTTTGATTTGTTTCGTATCGTTTGATTCGTCCGAAAAGTAACATTGAACATGGCCCGACGCATCGCATAGCCGGACCACGAGGTTTATCCTTTGGAAAGGAGCTCGCCGGCGTTCGATGATACACATGTTTATCGTCGGGTATCCTCGAGAAGGGTTCGCCGCTAGATCGGTTCGAGCATGGGAAAGGTTTCCCCGGCGACTGGCGATCGCGAGGAGTAACGAGTGGTTCGGATGGAGTTCCGGTCGCTGCTCTTGATCGTCGAATCGCGGATCTAATCGTTGATTTTCGCGAAACCGAGAAGAATATGGCCGATACAAATGTCCCGCGACGCGAGACGTCGAGCCGCGAAGGGAAGGAGCCGAGGCGGAGGAACACCGCGCAGAGCAGATGGCGTATCTTAGCGAAGACGTTGATCGGTTCGCGAGGATCGGTGTTCACGGACGGAGAGGAGGACGTGTCTGTTCGCCGTTTCACCAGCTTCGGCCTGCTCGCGACCGTCCGGCTGGAGAACGCGTCCGAAGACTCGAGCTCCGCGTGGTACGAGTACTCGGCCATTTTGGAGAACAAGACGTTCGAGGTGCAGATCCGTTGGATAAAGAAGAGTTTCACGGCGAACGAACTGATCGGCTTCAACAACACCGGGAACGTTTGCGTCTGGCCTTCGGAGGAATGCTTGGCCTATTATCTGCTGAAGAACCGCGAGATCTGTCGGAACCGAAGAGTCCTCGAGCTCGGGGGCGGCATGAGCTGCTTGGCAGGCGTGATCGCTGCCAAGTACTGCGGTCCGAGCAGCGTCGCGCTCACGGATGGCAACGCGACCAGCGTGGAGAACGTTCGTCGCATCGTCGCTAGGAACGAGATGGCCGATTTCGTCGAGTGCCGCGTCCTTCGATGGAGCAAAGCTGCCAGAGCGATCAGGGCGGCTAGATCGGCCCGAGCGTTCCCTTACGCGAACCCCATGGGCCTTCGAATCAAGGTGATTTTTATGTCGGAAGCGTGCACGAAATCCGCTTCGATCGCGTCCAAAGCATATTCGCGCGGCAATTTATCGACCCTCTAGATTTCCTTCTCGTTTTCCGCGTTTCCCGCGTTTCCCGCGTTTCCCGCGTTTCCCGCGTTTCACGGTGAGACGCGATATCGAAACGAGTTGCCAACCGACCAATACCGTGACGCTTCCAGTACTTCGTTTGTCACTTGGACGCGTCGCGGAAGACGGAAAACGGAATACGGAGTACGGAAACTAAAGGACAGGGAACATGAGAAATGGAAAACGGAATGTATCGACAAGTTTCTGAATTGCATTTTTACGTAGAGCTGGACGACGGGAGACGGCGAGGCAGCGAATGTCCCGGAGAAATTGTACGACGTGATCCTATGCGCGGACTGTCTGTTCTTCGACGAGGTTCGCTCGGATCTGGTGGAAACGATTTTCGGCTGGCTGGCGAACGATGGCCTAGCTCTGGTAATGGCGCCCAGGCGCGGCACGACCTTTCAAAAATTCGCGGAAGCGGCCGCGAAACGAGGCTTTCTAGCGCGACAGATTGATCGTTACGACAACAAGGTTTGGTCGAGACATCTGGAGATGCTGGACCACAGCCAGGAGTATTGTCCGGACCTCCATTACCCGATCCTCCTGGAACTGACCAAGCAGAAGAGGTTGCCCTCCGGATGACGAACCTTTCTTTTCGCGCATTACTTTCGATACTTCCCTCTGCCGTATCGCAACGGCCCATTGTTCGCCTTGTATTCGAATGTATGCGCCAGCTTAGCCATTTTGTACGCGCGTCTATAGATCATCGACGCTTACGGACTAGCTGTAACGTTTGTGTCACAGTAGTGTACGTTCTGCGAGTACCTGATTTTAGACTGATGGCATTGGCAAACGAAAATCCGCAGCCTTTGCGATTATCGCGCTTGTAATTTATCCTTTCCACGAAATAGGCGATTCGCGTTAGGAAAACTGCTCGTTACGTTACCTCGCGCGTATTCTATCCTCGTGACTGCCAATGAAATCCATCCGTGGTACTATACGCGTTCGACGACGCGACGTCGATTACTTAGCTAGCGAAATATGCAAGTACTTGGACACCTATCTTTCAACGGATCACGCGGCAACCGCAGAGTCTTGCAACGTAAACAACCTCCCGCAAAGATTAACGCGAATCCTTATGTCTTCGCAGGTAGTTACGAGTTAATCAGCCTTCGCTCGACAATACCTCAGTAGTTTCCACGAAACCTGTACGAAGCTTGTTCGCTCTGCAAATCCATTGTAAAAACCGGTAGCCGCCGATCGTTGCAATTGTCAACGCTAATTCAATTTACACGTTTACACCGCACGATTGTACCGCTATCAAGATGACCCGACGAATCGCGGACAGCGATCCGTCTCGATCTCTCTTCTGAACATTTGTCTATATTCTGTCGATATTCTAATTCCTCGGGATCGATTCGTTTGAACGGTTCAATTTTCCTTGCAACTTCCGCACCTGCCGTATTGCCGAATAAAGTAAATAACCAATAATATCGTGTAAAATGTAGATTAAGATGAAAGTGTCGAGGGTCCAAGACGCGTCGGTAAAACAACTATAAGACGCTGTAAGATTTTTATCAACATACGAGCGCTctatctctctctatctctttctctctctttctccgtctgtTTGCTTGCCGTCTGTCTGCCtgtatgcgcgcgcgcgcaagtAAGCGAGCGACACTGATTATGAACGAGCGTGTGACACTTACTCCATAACAATGACGGTTTGTTAGAGGTATTTGTCGCGAAACGTTATTCGAAACGTTATTCGAAACGTTATTCGAAACATCGAGGAAAAGTGAAACGCTTATTCCAACAAATTCGAATAGATACCGCGAAATCCCGATCGTTCCAAGAGCGATTATTTCTCCGTTGACCCACTTTTCTGTTGTGAATCGTTCGTTGTTTCTCGTACGTTAGTTTACGCTAGGTATTTCACGTTTCTCGTTGAATTTAGCCAAGGAAAGTCGTTGccattaatgaaaaaaaaagaaacggtcGAATGGTTGAATTATTTAGGAACGATGCCTGTTGTGTACACAGGATTGCCGCCTGACTTTTTTCTCGGGCGTTTTGTAACTGGTTACGATCGATTTTGCGAATCGCGTAGTTACTTCCAAGGACCAATTTAGTTAAGTCTAGTCGAGTGTCTAGTCGGTGTTACCAAATATCCGTTATTCTGTTAGCTAGTCTATATCTTTGCGGAGAACGTTGCGTATTCGTAGATGCGTACAATATACGTAAGACGTGTAAGAGAATGTCacggttaataaaatattttcatcgaacGAAAGTGCGGGGAACGGTTGGTCGGTTgaattttctttcgcaatttTCTTTCGCAGCGACGAAGAAATCATTGGGATTTCGATCAGGATGTTCAGATTCTCGCGTGGAACTGTTCCGTGCAACACGGAAACGTCGATCGGCAGTGTTGGCCGCATTTATTGCCGACAAAAGGGAAACGTACCTGTTTTGTcctatagaaatttattattagtagGTGGCACATAGATGTTTACTGACCTTCCCCTATGTAGGAACGCAATGCAGTCATGTAACGCGTTCTCATCGATTCAAAGAACGACATGGCTGCTCTATTATTAACCTCTCAACCAGAAATCACCGGAGCCGCGCGTGAATCGCAATGTGACGGGACAAGATCGTTACGTTTTTCCGTTTCCTTTGCCAACCTTGAATGGTTAAACGGTTAAACGGTTAAACGGCGAAACGGCTGAATCAGCCTGCGATTCGGCTTGAAAAATCTCTCTACGAGTCGATTCAACGGGTTGTAAAACATTCGAAATTGTTCGAAATATCCTTTTTACGATCTCGCAGACGACGCATTTACTCAGCCAAGACGCAATGCAAATCATCGACTCTGAAATTTCTCGCTCGGACTGACTTGGCAGCCTGTCCTTAAACGAGCTTCGGATAAAGTTCGGTGCCAACGATACTATCGTTTGTCGAGCTGTTTTGTAATTGAATTCGTTCCACGATATCAGTCCGCCGCGATACAAACTCGtctctttctttgtttctcGAAACTCCTCGAAACTCCCTCGAAACTCCCTCGAGACTCCCTCGAAACCGGAGATTTCGGAGAGAATCGAAAAGATTCGAACGGGAGTGTTCATTTGTACGTGGAAAGTTGCCTTTCCAGTTTCGGGATGGGAACCCCTTTAACCACAGACTAAACGAAATAACAAACATTCCGGGCTTAGCCTGTCCACTGTCTGCCGAAGGAATTCGAGAAAACAACGGAAcgaaaatcgaatattaaagcGGAATGTTAAACAAGCACGCGAAACTACCGCGAACGTAAGGGAGTGAACGCGGTTGGTTGTCTGGGCTATACAACTTACGTCCGTTGTAGCGTCTTTAATCGGTGCACGCGGTTCGGCTCCGAGGAGGTTTGGTTCCGCCACCGGCGGCGATTCACGGTATCCGCTGCGTTCGCTGTTAGTCTATTCTCCAGATGGTATCGAAGGCTCGCTTAGGAAACGTTCGGTACTGTTCGCCCGCACGGATAGCGTCCCCTTTTCAGCGCCGGTTCCGAACGACGGAACGTGTTTACAACCCTCCATGGTAAAATTAGAACATACATACTCGCTCTTTTTTTTCGTGTAGCCGTGGAACCATAAAACGATCTACGAAACGATCGGCCTTCGAACCGTGGTACACGTATGCGCGTCCACGTGTACATTTTCGGGCGGAAGACGACGAGTGATCGGGCCGCGAGAGATTTCCATCGATTTCCTGCTGGTCGATCGTTAAATCATCGAGAATGACGACAGACGCGAAACCCGAACGCGTAAATCGTTGGAAAACATTCGCGCGAACGAGCAGACGGAAGAACGGCGCGTGCCATTAAACCATCAGTCAACCACCCGCCAAGTCAAACAAAACCGTCGTCTCGTCTCAACTGATCCGTAATTCGCGAATCGTAGCCAAACGAGAAGTATCCCGCCGCGGACAAGAATACATACTATTTTTCCTCGGAAGCTCGAGGATGAAAATAATAACCCGTTTTACCGTAACTCCGATCGGATCCGAATTGCGTTCGGCCGATCGATTCAAGGCTGCCGCACGACACTGAGAATGATTTTCTAAACGGA
This genomic window from Nomia melanderi isolate GNS246 chromosome 9, iyNomMela1, whole genome shotgun sequence contains:
- the LOC116432500 gene encoding calmodulin-lysine N-methyltransferase, which gives rise to MADTNVPRRETSSREGKEPRRRNTAQSRWRILAKTLIGSRGSVFTDGEEDVSVRRFTSFGLLATVRLENASEDSSSAWYEYSAILENKTFEVQIRWIKKSFTANELIGFNNTGNVCVWPSEECLAYYLLKNREICRNRRVLELGGGMSCLAGVIAAKYCGPSSVALTDGNATSVENVRRIVARNEMADFVECRVLRWSKAARAIRAARSARAFPYANPMGLRIKSWTTGDGEAANVPEKLYDVILCADCLFFDEVRSDLVETIFGWLANDGLALVMAPRRGTTFQKFAEAAAKRGFLARQIDRYDNKVWSRHLEMLDHSQEYCPDLHYPILLELTKQKRLPSG